The genome window CGCGGGACACGGCAGAACAGTCCGGCCAATGACCGCTGGCGGGAACCGACCGAGGACGACGAGTACGCCGCCCGAAGTGAACTGCGACGGGCTCTGACCGCCTGGCAGACAACGTCGCCCCGTCCGCCGAGTTCCGCTCTGACGCCTCCGATGGTTCGAATTGTGAAGCGATGGCCGCGGACGGATGCTGGCTACCGGGCTCTCCTGATTCTCTGTCCGCTGGGAGGAGATCCGATTGAAGCGGCGTGGCAAGCCGTCAACCGGCCGTTTCGGCGAGAAGTTCCTGAGTCGGTCGAGAAGCTGTTCCTCGAAATCGCGGGAGAGCCACGTTGAAGGCCGTGGATGATGTGAAGACAACGGGATGGACGCTTCTGCCCGGATGCTTCTCCGCGGACGCGATGGCAGCGTGGGCGGGGCGTCTTGGCGAGAGCTTCTCAGGAGATCCTTCGCGGGGCATTCGCGAACGGGAGGGGGGCGTTTATGCCGCCCGCAACATCATCGAGATCGCTCCCTGGATCCGTGACGCCTGGCGGGCGCCGCCGCTTGTGGAGTCTGTCCTGTCGGTGCTTGGACCGCGGGCGGGACTGGTGCGGGGCCTGTTCTTTGACAAGCCTCCCAACCAGAGCTGGGCCCTCCCCTGGCACAAGGACCTGCTCATCACGGTCGAGCCGGTCGATTCGGTTCCGACGGGCTATTCGACGCCGCGGCTTCGCGCGGGTGTCTGGCACACGGAGCCGCCCGTCGAGGTGCTGGAGGCGATGCTGACGCTCCGGATTCATCTCGATGCCGTGACGGTCGACAACGGCCCGCTCGAAGTCCTGACCGGCTCCCACGTCAGCGGCAAGACGGTCGACCCGGGAGCGTTCCGCGCCGAGACGATCCTGTGCGGCGCGGGAGACGTCCTGGCGATGCGGCCGCTGCTCGTCCATTCCAGCGGCCGGTCTCGCGAGGGGACCGACCAGCATCGCCGGATCGTCCACCTGGAGTTCGCCTCGGAGGCGGTGCTGCCGGGAGGCGTCCGCTGGAACCTGTTCGAGCCGGTCCGCGCGGAGGCGGATCCGCTTCGATCGTGAGTCCGGCCCGGACGGCTACCCGACGTGATCGAAGAGCTGCGGTTCGTCCACGACCCGCAACTGGTCGAGAAGGTTTTCGAGGGCCTTCTCGACCTCGATGAGCTCGCGAACGACGCTCTGAGTGAGCGTCCGCGAACGCCGGAGGCTGCGCCGGGCGCGCGTCATGTTGACCAGGGCGCTGACGAGATGGCCCGCGGCAATGGCTTCGTGGTTGTCATCGATCATGGTTCTGCCCGCTGCTTGGAGGTACACACAAGTGTGCCCGCTCCAGCCGCGTGGCGGAGTTTTTTTCGTACGCCCCCCTGAGGATCCCCGTTGCGTTTCGGGAACATCAGGACCATTCGGCACGTCGCCCTGGCCGCCTGGTTCCAGCCGTGTTCCGACCGACCTACGGGCCCGCGACGAACTCGCCCCGCCGGATCGAGAAACAGTCCTCCCCCGAGAACACGAGGTGGATCGTCAGGCCATCAGGACTGATCCACTTCGTCGGGATCGACATCGCCTCCCCCGGTCCCGTGTCCCAGCGGTCCGGATGGAACACTGTTGTCCACGGTTCCCACGGTTCAGGGGCGTCGTAGATTCCGAACCCGCCCGCGAACTGCGGATCGTCCCCCGGCAGGGTCCGGCTCCACAGGTACCGCTTCAGGCCGCCGTTGTCGCTGACGGACGACCGGTAGAACGGCTCCGCGTTTCAAGTCTCGCGACGGACACCTCGGTGCCGGGCCGACGGGTGTGCAATATGCCATCCCGTGTCGCTGGCCCACGAGGGTCCAGGGGCACCCTGGTCAGGGGGTGCAGGGGGCAGAATGCCTCTTGCCCGCCGGAGGCCTGGCCGTCGAGGGATGTCTGAAGGAGGGCGTGTCCAAGCGCGGACACCGTGCCGGATGCCCCATCACCTAACCCGCGGGGATTGCAAAGCCAGCGGTGTGGTTTGAGGGAGTCGTCATAGCTGGTTCCACAAAGCGGACGTCCGTTGTGTCCCACGGTTCCTCAGGGAAGTGCCTCCGGCGGCAAGGGGGCATGGCCCCCTTGACCCCGGCTGCCGTGGAACGTTGGGTTTGAGCTATGGACGCCGCGCCGGCAGGTGCGTCATCCATTGCCTCCAGCAAGCAACGTGACCACAAGAACGGATGTGCCGCTGCCTTTGTGAAACATGTGTTAATCAGCCCTCCGGATGCGACTCGGCGGCCCGAACCCCGATGCCCCGGTTGAGACGTTCTGGTAGCATCCGACCCGTGAGTGCCGGTTGCCGTTCCAGACAACGGACGCCTCACGAGGGTTCTGATGGAAGCATGCAAACAACGTCGCTGACATTGCTGCATCGCTTGCGCGCGTCCGACGAACCCGAGGCATGGAATCGGTTCGTGCGCCTCTATTCCATGGGCATCTACTCCTGGGTCCGCGGCCAGGGCCTCCGGCATGACGACGCGGCGGACATCGTCCAGGACGTGTTCGTCACCCTCATGCAGAAGCTCCCCCAGTTCCATCATGAGGGAGCCCGCAGCTTCCGCGGGTGGCTCTGGGCCATCACCCGCAACAAGTGCCGCGAATGGGCCCGCCGCCGCAAACCGGTCGTCGTCCCCGCGGACTCGCTCGAGCAGTTCGAAGGGCAGGACGACGAGCCGTTCTGGGAGAACGATTTCCGTCGGCACCTGATCGCCCAGATCGCTTCCATCATCGAGCCCGACTACCCCCCCGACGTCTGGCGGGCCTTCTGGAAGCACGCCGTCGAAGGCAAGCCCGCGTCGCAGGTCGCTGCCGAGCTGCGGATCAACCTGTGGTCCGTCTACACCGCCAAGGCCCGAATCGTCAGCCGCATCCAAGAGGAGTTCGGAGATCTTATCGCCGACTGAACGACCGCCGGGGAACGCCTGCTTCCCGCCCGACCAGATCCGGGCCATTCTGCTGGGACGGGGGACGGCGGACGCCGCCGACCGTGTCGCCCGGCATATGGCTGTCTGTTCGAGCTGCGCGGCGGTCGCCGACGCGATCTCACTCGGCTCGAGCATCGCCTCCGGCTTCCGTCGGGACGACCTCCCCTGCCCCCCCACGGACCGCGAGCTGGCGGACGTGGTCGCCCGTGTCGTCCGGATCGACCGCTCGTCACGGGCCGGAAGCCCGAGCCCGCCTCGCGCGAAGATCGAAGTCCCGGCGCGGCTCGGCCCCTATCGCCCCATCGAGCTGCTGGGTACGGGCGGGATGGGGGTCGTGTACCGGGCCGAAGACACGGCGCTCCACCGGTTCGTGGCGGTGAAAGTCATCCGGGACAGCGCCGACGCGGAAGCCCGAGCCCGGTTCCTGAGCGAAGCCCGGGCCCTGGCGGCGGTCCGGCACGACAACATCGTGACGATTTATTTCGTCGGCGAGGAGCCGACCGCCGCTGGCTCCATCTCCTATCTGGCGATGGAGCTTCTGCAGGGACAGAGCCTGCGGGACTGGATGGCGACTGCCCCCTGCCCGTCGGTCGAGTGGATCGTGCAGGCCGGTCGGCAGATCGCGGCGGGGCTCGCCTTCGTCCACGACGCGGGGATGGTCCACCGGGACGTCAAGCCGGCCAACCTGTGGCTGGAGTCTCCGCAGGGAGCGTCGAACCGCTCCTCGGGAACCCACCCGTCGCCGCTCGTCTCTCCGCCTTCGTCTCCGTCCTCATCCCCATCTGCGATTCCTCTCGGCCGGGTGAAGCTCCTCGACTTCGGACTGGCTCACGAGTCCGGCCATCTGGTCGAAGCGGGGGCCGCCGGAACGCCCGCCTACGCGGCGCCGGAGCAGGCCCGCGGCGAGATCGTCGATGCCCGGGCGGATCTCTTTGCACTCGGCTGTGTGCTGTACGAGCTGTGCACCGGCAAGCTGCCGTTCCCCGGACGGAGCCGGCTGTGGACCGGCTGGGATCCGACGCCGACTCCCGTTCGCTCGCTGAACTCCGCTGTTCCGAAACGACTCGCGGCGCTGATCGACCGGCTGCTTGCCGCGAGCCCAGCCGATCGCCCGGAGTCGGCGCACGCCGTCGAGCTGGAACTCGCCGCCCTCGCTCCTCCTTCGCCCGGCGCCTCGGGCGTTGCAGCCCCGAACGGAGGGCTCCTCGCGATCCGCGAACACCGCCCGCAGCGATGGCTTGTCCCGGCGGCCGGTTTCCTCGTGGCCGCCGGTTTCCTTGCGATGTTCGTCTCTACGCGAGGCTCCGTCCCCTCCGCCGGTTCGGCTCCCGCGCCGGGCAAAGTCGGCAACGACGAACCGCCGCCAACCGCTCCCGTTGCCCAAGCGACGGAACTCACCACAGCGGACCCGCCGAACGCCGTCGCCGCGATCGAGGTCATGGACGACGACTGGCGTCGCGCCGTTGCGGCACAGCCGCCGCAGCTTCAGCTCAACTCCGTTCTACGGATGCTGGGACGCCTGAACCCGAAGTTCGACTGGCTTCAGGGGAGCGGCTGGGTCGAGCAGTACGGAGTGATCCGCATCACGGTCGATGCGGAAACGGTCTCCGACCTCCGCCCGATCGGAGTT of Planctomyces sp. SH-PL14 contains these proteins:
- a CDS encoding phytanoyl-CoA dioxygenase family protein codes for the protein MDDVKTTGWTLLPGCFSADAMAAWAGRLGESFSGDPSRGIREREGGVYAARNIIEIAPWIRDAWRAPPLVESVLSVLGPRAGLVRGLFFDKPPNQSWALPWHKDLLITVEPVDSVPTGYSTPRLRAGVWHTEPPVEVLEAMLTLRIHLDAVTVDNGPLEVLTGSHVSGKTVDPGAFRAETILCGAGDVLAMRPLLVHSSGRSREGTDQHRRIVHLEFASEAVLPGGVRWNLFEPVRAEADPLRS
- a CDS encoding RNA polymerase sigma factor is translated as MQTTSLTLLHRLRASDEPEAWNRFVRLYSMGIYSWVRGQGLRHDDAADIVQDVFVTLMQKLPQFHHEGARSFRGWLWAITRNKCREWARRRKPVVVPADSLEQFEGQDDEPFWENDFRRHLIAQIASIIEPDYPPDVWRAFWKHAVEGKPASQVAAELRINLWSVYTAKARIVSRIQEEFGDLIAD
- a CDS encoding protein kinase domain-containing protein: MAVCSSCAAVADAISLGSSIASGFRRDDLPCPPTDRELADVVARVVRIDRSSRAGSPSPPRAKIEVPARLGPYRPIELLGTGGMGVVYRAEDTALHRFVAVKVIRDSADAEARARFLSEARALAAVRHDNIVTIYFVGEEPTAAGSISYLAMELLQGQSLRDWMATAPCPSVEWIVQAGRQIAAGLAFVHDAGMVHRDVKPANLWLESPQGASNRSSGTHPSPLVSPPSSPSSSPSAIPLGRVKLLDFGLAHESGHLVEAGAAGTPAYAAPEQARGEIVDARADLFALGCVLYELCTGKLPFPGRSRLWTGWDPTPTPVRSLNSAVPKRLAALIDRLLAASPADRPESAHAVELELAALAPPSPGASGVAAPNGGLLAIREHRPQRWLVPAAGFLVAAGFLAMFVSTRGSVPSAGSAPAPGKVGNDEPPPTAPVAQATELTTADPPNAVAAIEVMDDDWRRAVAAQPPQLQLNSVLRMLGRLNPKFDWLQGSGWVEQYGVIRITVDAETVSDLRPIGVLKDLTVLRCRGSAPGLGILTDLSPISGLTLKELHCRNNPGLRDLSPVRLDSLEFLDGSYTSLETLSGLTGAPLHTLKIIGTPVTDLGPVRRMSKLKTLDCTDCPIADFEPLAATSVRELRANVRTERDAAALRKIKSLEYVNRLPAKEFWKGFSAGNAP